Sequence from the Archangium lipolyticum genome:
AGCGAAGCTACTGCTGCCGTCATCTCCTTCCTCATGACTCTATAAGTCATGGAATGCGGCGCACCATTCCCCCGGTTGGCCAAATGTGGCTAATGCTCAGCTCTGGGAGAGGGCGGGGGGTGAGGGTGGTCGCCTCCGTGTCCCGATTCCCGTGGGGCCCTCAGTATGGGGAAATACCCTCACCCTAGCCCTCTCCCAGAGGGAGAGGGGACATACACGGGACCTCGGGATTCTTCGTGGATGCTCTTCGTCAGGTGCCCGTGCCGGGTTTGAGGAGCGACTCCACCGCTTCCTTCGCCCGCTCGAAGCGCTCGTCCCATGAGCCGCTCAGCTTCACGTAGCGCCGGCCTCTCGACTTCAGGGCGTTCTCGCAACGCTCCAGGAACGAGATCCGCTCGTTCGGCAGGTAGCGCACCGGATCCGCTACCCACGGCACGTCCACGTCCGTCAGCAGGTAGAGATCATAGTCGCGCCGCTCCGCCTCCTGACGGATGAGCTCCGGGCACTCCCCGAAGAACACCTCGCTCCAGATGGTCGTCGTCAGCACGTCGGTGTCGCAGATGATCACCCGGTTCGCGCCGCGCACCAGCGCGTCCTCCGCCGCCACCTGCCCGCGCGCGATGCGCGTCATGTCCGCCAGCTCCATCTTGTCGGGACCCTTGTGCTCCAGCAGGATCCGCGCGTACTCGGGCACCATCACCGTCTCGAAGTGCTCCGCCAGCCGCTTCGTCAGGGTCGACTTCCCCGTCGACTCCGGGCCGAAGACGCACACGCGCCGCGCGAAGTAGGGCCGCACGCACCTCGGCAGGTAGCGCCAGTGTGTCCACGGGTCGTTGCGGATCGCCGTTCCGCTCACCGGCACCGCTCCCCGCGCGATGTCCACCGGCACGAACTCGGCTCCCAACACCTCCGCCAGCTTCGCGCCGTACCCCTCCGAGGCGAACACGTAGTCCGGTTTCACCGGCAGCACCCGCCGCAGGCTGTCCCGCCAGATGTCCCAGAACTGGGGGTGCTCGTGCGGATACTGCGGGTTCTCGTCCGTCAGGTGCACCACCCGCACGTCCGGGAAGAGCTCCCGCATCCACTCGTAGCGCAGCTCCCCGGGAATGGGCTCGGCCTTCAGCGTGCCCACCACCACCGTCAGGTCCTTCACGTACTCGCGCGCGAACTCGACCAGGAAGACGTGCCCCAGGTGCGGCGGCATGAACTTCCCGAGGACCATGCCCGTCCCCTGGCGCGCCCCCCCCGCGACTCGAATGCTCTTCGTGCTCATGATGTGCTCTCGGCTCGCCCGAACGTATACCGGAGATAGGTGTGTAGCAGTGCCTCGGTGACCGGCGGGCACTCGAGCCCCGAGCCCGCCAACCCCGCGCGCGCGTGCTCCATGCCGAACTCCGCCCCCGTCGCCTGGAAGAGATCCAACGTCCGGTGCCGCTCGAAGGCTCCCCCGGACAGCCCCCGGCAGAGCGCCAGGTACGCGGCCGCCTCGGCCGAATCCCCTCCCTCCCGGGAGAGCCCGGCGAGCCGCGCCCGCCACTCCTCCTCCGGCACGGTGGCGAGGGGAATCCCGAAGGAGCGCAGGGCCTCCACCAGCACGGGCAGTGACAGCGGCCGGGGATTGGCCAGGTGGAAGGTGCGCGAGGGCTCCGGCGGTGTCGCGTGCAGGGACAGGTGCGCCACCGCCGCCGCCGCGTGGTCCACGGGCGTGACGTCCACCGCGAGCCCCTCGCCCGCGCCACGTGGCACGCAACCGAGCGAGGCCACCCCACGGAAGAACAGGGACAGGAAGTCGGTGGGAGAGGCGTGCCCCGTCCGCGTGTCCCCCGTGACGAGGCCGAGCCGGTAGTACGTGATGGGTCCCGCGTCGCCCCGGGCGGAGCGCAGGAGGTGCTCGGCGGCCCATTTCGTCTGCGCATAGCCGCCAAAGACACGCTGGGGGCCGCGCAGCTCGTCCGTCTCCTCCAGCCGCCCCGTGTTCCTGTCCGTGGACACGAACACCGAGAGCGTGGAGATGTAATGCAGCGACTTGCGCCTTCCCTCGGCCAGCAGGCGCAGCGCCTGCTCCGTGCCTCCGACGTTCGCCTCGCGCAGCGCGTGGTACGGGAGCACCATGTTGACCTGGGCCGCGCAGTGGTAGACGTGACCCACCTCGCGGGTGAGCCGCTCCCACGCGTGTTCCTCGAGGCCCCACCGTGGGCGCGCCACGTCTCCCCGGAGCGCCACCAGGCGCGCGGCCTCGTCCAGGGAGGCGGGGGTGCCCCGTGTCTCCAGGACGCGCAGCAGGCGCTCCCGGGCGTCCTGATCATCCCGGCCTCGGACGAGGCAGAGCAGCCGGGCCCTGGTGCGTCGCAGCAGCTCGTGCAGCAGCCGCGCGCCCAGGAAGCCCGTGGCCCCCGTGAGCAGGATGCCGCCACCAGGAGGTGCCTCGGGCCGCTCCCGCGCCGCACGCAGGAGGGGCTCCCATTCGGGCCCCAGTGCCACGTCCGCGCGCAACTCCTCCGCGCTCATGCCTCCGTCATCGGCCGGCCTCGGCTCGCTCGCGTCCAGGTGGGCCAGCAGCTCGGCGATCGTCGGGTATTGGAGCATCGCCACCGGCCGCAGCGGCAGCCCGTGGGCCTCGGCCGCCGCGACGACCTGGAGCACTCCCAACGAATCTCCACCCAGCGCGAAGAAGTCGTCCGTCACTCCCACGGGCTCCACGCCCAGCACCCGCTCCCAGAGCTCGCACAGCAGTTGCTCCCGCTCCGTGGTGGGCGGCTCGTGGTCCCGCGACTCGCGCCGCGCCGTGAGTGGCAGGCGGGAGAGCGCCTCGAAATCCACCTTCCCCGTCACCGTGCGTGGCAGGTGCTCCAACGATTCGAAGCGCTGCGGCAGCATCCATCGGGGCAGTACGCCCGCGAGATGCGCGCGCAGCACCTCCGGAGCTGGGGGTTCCCCAGAGGTACGTGGCACCACGTAGGCCACCAACACGGGGCGTGCCGTGTCTCCCACGGCTCCGAGCGGGCGCTGGAGGACCGCCGCGTCCTGGAGGCCCGGGTGGCGCAGCAGGTGCGCCTCCACCTCCTCCGGCTCGATGCGCAGCCCCCGCAGCTTGAGCTGACGATCCACCCGGCCGAGGAACTCCACCTCCCCCTCCGCGTCCTCCACCACGCGGTCCCCCGTCCGGTACAGGCGCTCGCCACCGTGCTCGATGAAGCGGGCCGCCGTGAGCTCGGGACGGTTCACGTATCCGCGTGCCAGCCCCACCCCTCCGAGGTACAGCTCCCCGGGAGTACCCGGCGGTACGGGCTCGCCCCGCTCGTCGAGCACGCGCCAGTGCATGTTCGGAATCGGCCGGCCGAGCAGCGGGCGCGTCCACGTCTCCGGGTCGCACACACAGAGAC
This genomic interval carries:
- a CDS encoding AAA family ATPase → MSTKSIRVAGGARQGTGMVLGKFMPPHLGHVFLVEFAREYVKDLTVVVGTLKAEPIPGELRYEWMRELFPDVRVVHLTDENPQYPHEHPQFWDIWRDSLRRVLPVKPDYVFASEGYGAKLAEVLGAEFVPVDIARGAVPVSGTAIRNDPWTHWRYLPRCVRPYFARRVCVFGPESTGKSTLTKRLAEHFETVMVPEYARILLEHKGPDKMELADMTRIARGQVAAEDALVRGANRVIICDTDVLTTTIWSEVFFGECPELIRQEAERRDYDLYLLTDVDVPWVADPVRYLPNERISFLERCENALKSRGRRYVKLSGSWDERFERAKEAVESLLKPGTGT
- a CDS encoding non-ribosomal peptide synthetase produces the protein MSPPAGTFLEHLRAIATAHPHRVALESEDTRVTYAELLQRATALGAHLRRLGAGPEHIVGLFIEKSPEYVIALLGVWCTGAAFVPLEPTLPATRLGFMARDCGLRLVLARRGVEPRVEGLESRIVLLEDVPERAPADELPGEPPRPDDLAYVIYTSGTTGTPKGVLVPHTGLVNLLLAQIRAFALDETSRATLYLSTSFDASLSDIGTALLSGATLCLPPAHALQPGPGLMSLLAGWRITHADLPPSLLRAFEPEARPPTLRVLVIGGEPCPPERVRLWARHLRVVNVYGPTEATICTSLCVCDPETWTRPLLGRPIPNMHWRVLDERGEPVPPGTPGELYLGGVGLARGYVNRPELTAARFIEHGGERLYRTGDRVVEDAEGEVEFLGRVDRQLKLRGLRIEPEEVEAHLLRHPGLQDAAVLQRPLGAVGDTARPVLVAYVVPRTSGEPPAPEVLRAHLAGVLPRWMLPQRFESLEHLPRTVTGKVDFEALSRLPLTARRESRDHEPPTTEREQLLCELWERVLGVEPVGVTDDFFALGGDSLGVLQVVAAAEAHGLPLRPVAMLQYPTIAELLAHLDASEPRPADDGGMSAEELRADVALGPEWEPLLRAARERPEAPPGGGILLTGATGFLGARLLHELLRRTRARLLCLVRGRDDQDARERLLRVLETRGTPASLDEAARLVALRGDVARPRWGLEEHAWERLTREVGHVYHCAAQVNMVLPYHALREANVGGTEQALRLLAEGRRKSLHYISTLSVFVSTDRNTGRLEETDELRGPQRVFGGYAQTKWAAEHLLRSARGDAGPITYYRLGLVTGDTRTGHASPTDFLSLFFRGVASLGCVPRGAGEGLAVDVTPVDHAAAAVAHLSLHATPPEPSRTFHLANPRPLSLPVLVEALRSFGIPLATVPEEEWRARLAGLSREGGDSAEAAAYLALCRGLSGGAFERHRTLDLFQATGAEFGMEHARAGLAGSGLECPPVTEALLHTYLRYTFGRAESTS